In Strigops habroptila isolate Jane chromosome 2, bStrHab1.2.pri, whole genome shotgun sequence, one genomic interval encodes:
- the FBXO40 gene encoding F-box only protein 40, which yields MLYVEHQAQKAPPGQHRHCERCFNRHCRAPIEPSISCMVISCHFHCGATFHMCKEEEHQLLCPLEQVSCLNSAYGCPFSMPRFKLGKHLQVCPASVVCCSMEWNRWPNIDSDTTLHKNIMKETLNEECLDTALALRDQKILFRTLKIADLFPEWRKKDEVQELIDEAMDGEEGAVGGVSCGSQEGDNQLSELSQREREDLAKDKEGMDLGSYKTWENMFSKELLACKVTGSADSAGQKMEEASKKTVSAPQAASSSEQAKEVPESAEEAKDQKPEQVTPNTEMTGLAPWQEGVLERLKKEVGVGDYNMYLVHHGGMLIRFGQLAACTPKEKDFVYGNLEAQEVKTVYTFKVPVSYCGKRARLGDALGHKMATSDKSVDTSELGINLEDLPKANIVEATLLCALEKELKGHEISEARGIDGLFVDFATQTYSFRLEPFSSNAVLADILDEKSPPELHVELYTECVTRRHNKSSSAFTFTCSHFFRRDEFPSHFKNVHADIQSCLDGWFQHRCPLAYLGCTFVQNHFRPEGLKAKVIYSKPLKSFAIKPEVDTILAESGKLNPTVANQGRNKDLLSSLPVEVLKYIAGFLDSFSLSQLSQVSVLMRDICATLLQERGMVLLVWEKKRYSHGGTSWKAHKKIWQFSSLFSRVHKWQRNDVACMSEHLKNCPFYQVEHKTDPVLLTGMCESREQIQKTLVSTFKRRV from the exons CACCAGGCTCAGAAAGCTCCCCCTGGGCAGCACAGGCACTGTGAGAGATGTTTCAACCGGCACTGCCGTGCACCAATTGAGCCCTCCATCTCCTGCATGGTGATCAGCTGCCACTTTCACTGTGGGGCCACCTTCCACATGTGCAAAGAGGAGGAGCACCAGTTGCTCTGTCCCTTAGAGCAGGTCTCCTGCCTCAACTCAGCCTATGGCTGCCCTTTCTCCATGCCCCGCTTTAAGCTGGGGAAGCATCTCCAGGTCTGTCCAGCCAGCGTTGTCTGCTGCTCGATGGAGTGGAATCGCTGGCCCAACATCGATTCAGACACAACTCTCCACAAGAACATTATGAAGGAGACCTTGAATGAAGAGTGTCTGGACACAGCTTTGGCACTCAGAGACCAGAAGATACTTTTCAGGACTTTGAAAATAGCTGACTTGTTTCCAGAGTGGAGGAAAAAGGATGAAGTGCAAGAGCTAATAGATGAAGCCATGGATGGGGAAGAAGGTGCTGTGGGAGGAGTATCCTGTGGTTCCCAAGAAGGCGACAACCAATTGTCTGAACTCAGCCAACGTGAGCGTGAAGATTTGGCAAAGGACAAAGAGGGAATGGATCTGGGGAGTTACAAAACCTGGGAGAATATGTTCAGCAAAGAGCTCCTGGCTTGCAAGGTAACGGGCTCAGCAGACAGTGCGGGACAAAAGATGGAGGAGGCTTCCAAGAAAACAGTGTCAGCCCCGCAAGCTGCCAGCTCCTCAGAGCAGGCAAAGGAAGTACCTGAGAGTGCAGAAGAGGCAAAGGACCAAAAGCCTGAACAAGTAACACCAAATACAGAAATGACAGGACTGGCTCCCTGGCAAGAAGGGGTCCTGGAGAGGCTGAAGAAGGAAGTTGGTGTAGGTGATTACAACATGTATCTGGTACACCATGGGGGAATGCTTATCCGCTTTGGCCAGCTAGCTGCTTGCACTcccaaagaaaaagattttgtctATGGGAACTTGGAAGCTCAGGAAGTAAAGACTGTCTACACCTTCAAAGTGCCAGTTAGTTACTGTGGCAAAAGAGCACGACTAGGAGATGCACTGGGCCACAAGATGGCAACTTCAGACAAGTCAGTGGATACCTCAGAACTGGGAATAAACCTAGAAGATCTACCTAAGGCAAATATAGTTGAAGCCACACTGCTGTGTGCGCTGGAAAAAGAGCTCAAAGGCCATGAGATCTCTGAAGCAAGGGGTATTGATGGACTTTTTGTGGATTTTGCAACACAAACATACAGCTTTCGCCTCGAGCCCTTCTCCTCCAATGCTGTTCTAGCAGATATTCTGGATGAAAAAAGCCCACCAGAACTGCACGTGGAGCTCTACACTGAATGTGTAACCAGAAGACACAACAAAAGCAGTTCAGCTTTCACATTCACTTGCAGTCATTTCTTCAGGAGAGACGAGTTCCCATCCCACTTCAAGAATGTGCACGCTGATATCCAGTCATGTCTGGATGGATGGTTCCAGCATCGCTGCCCACTGGCCTACTTGGGATGTACTTTTGTTCAAAATCACTTCCGCCCCGAGGGTCTTAAGGCCAAGGTTATATACAGCAAACCTCTCAAGTCATTTGCTATTAAGCCAGAGGTAGACACCATCCTTGCTGAATCAGGAAAGCTCAATCCCACAGTGGCTAATCAAGGGAGAAATAAGGACTTGCTGAGCAGCCTCCCAGTGGAAGTGCTCAAGTACATTGCGGGGTTCCTGGACAGCTTCAGTTTATCTCAGCTATCGCAAGTGTCAGTGCTGATGAGGGACATCTGTGCCACTCTTCTTCAAGAGAGGGGAATGGTCCTGCTGGtctgggagaaaaagagatattCCCATGGTGGTACTTCGTGGAAAGCTCACAAAAAG ATCTGGCAATTCAGCAGCCTGTTCTCCAGAGTTCACAAATGGCAGCGCAACGACGTCGCGTGCATGTCAGAGCACCTGAAGAATTGTCCCTTCTACCAAGTGGAGCACAAGACGGACCCCGTGCTGCTGACAGGCATGTGTGAATCTCGAGAGCAGATTCAAAAGACACTGGTTTCTACTTTCAAGCGCAGAGTCTGA